DNA sequence from the Desulfomicrobium macestii genome:
GCCATGTTTTCGGGCCACACCGTTGACATAACGGCTGAGGTTGAGGCCCAGATAGGTCATGTTCAGGGTGGTCCCTTCATGGAGAACGCCTTCCAGGTCGAAGAAATCATCCCGCTCGCCGATGACCTTGCGTGCCAGCTCCAGCGGAAACTTGTCATGACCGGCCGGAACAGGGGTGTGGGTGGTAAAAACGCAATGGTCGCGGACCGTATCCAGGTCCTGCGCCATGATCGATTTCCTTCCGGCCTGTTTCGCCGCCTCGTCAAGCAGCGCCAGAGTCAAAAGGGCGGCATGGCCTTCGTTGAGGTGGAATGTGCTGATTTCCTGATAACCCAGAGCCCGGAGCATCCTGACGCCTCCGATACCCAGAATCACTTCCTGTGAGATCCGGTAATGATCATCCCCGCCGTACAAAGAGTGGGTCAGCCCCCTGTCCCACTCCGAATTTTCGGCAAGGTCCGCATCCAGAAAATAGATGGGAACCACGTAGCCGCTCAAGCACTGGGCATCGTAGCGCCAGGCCCGAAGGTGCACGGTCCGCCCTTCCACGGTGACCTGGGCGCGAGCGGACTCCTCTTCCAGCAACTCATCAAAAGCCCAGGAGGTGGGTTCCTCCCGCTGCCACCCGTCGGCTTCCAGTCGCTGCCTGAAATAGCCCTTGCGATAGAGAAGCGTGACCGCAACCATCGGCACCTTGAGGTCCGCTGCCGAACGGATCGTGTCTCCGGCCAGTACCCCCAGGCCACCGCTATACGTACATATTTTTTCGTCAATGCCAATTTCCATGGAAAAATAAGCCACTGAGCGATCTTTGATGTCCTGATTCATGTCTTTCTCCTGATGCTGGCAAGGTTCCGGGAGTTTCTCCAGGATTCATGAGGCCGGGTGCGTACGCTCTTGATTTTAAGGAGTGAAACTCTCATGGCCGTCACCCCGCGCTGTGCATGTGTTCTTCAAGATCCTGAAACCATGCTTTCATATAACCTCTCGGCATCCTCCCGCCTACATAGCTCCGATCCCGGGGTCATGACGGCTGCCGAACCGGTCGCCACTCCGAAAAGGACGGATTCCCTGAGCGGGTTTCCTCGGGCAAGGCTCAAGGTGACACCGGCAACCATGCTGTCTCCGGCCCCGACCTTGCTGACAATGGGCACGGTAGGCGGCAGGATGTGTTCGGTAAATTCCTCCGAAACCACCAGGGCGCCTGCCGCACCGAGAGAAATAATGAGCACCTCGCACCGGCCGCTCTTGACCATTTTCTGGGCCTCGGCCTTGATCTGCGATTCCTCTTTGATCTCTTCGCCGACCAGTTCCCTGAATTCGCGGACATTGGGTTTGATCAAAAACACCCCTTCATCCAGCGCTTCCTTCAAGGCTTTACCCGAAACGTCCACAATGGTTTTTGCCCCCCTTTTCTTTCCGATACGCGCGACCTGTGCATAAAAGTCAGTAGGCACGCCCTGCGGAAGGCTTCCGCTTGCCACAACATAATTGGGTGCGGGGTCGATGGCAGCAAGTTCCTGAAGAAATGACTCCCATTCGTTTTCCTTCAGTTTTGGTCCCGGCATTCCAAAGCGGTACTGCTGGCCGGTCGATTCATCCAAAATGACCAGACTCTCGCGGATCATTCCCGCGATGGGAAATGACCGATGGTTCAGCCCGTCTTCGTCCAGAAGTTCCTGAAGCCTCTTGCCTGTCATTCCCCCTGCGGGATAAAGGAGCTGGGATTTTCCTCCCAGTTTTTTGATGGCCCGACAGACATTAACCCCTCCGCCTCCTGGCTCGAAACGTGGCGGCTTGCAGTAGAGTTTTCGCTCTGCAACGACGTGATCAACACTTGAGCTCTTGTCGATCGTTGGATTTAAAGCAATGGATACAATGGTTTTCATGATTATAAACTCCCTGATCACCAACCCGATGCCGAACTTTCCGTAAGTTTGAAACCACTCTTGCGGAATCTCATATCGTCAACACGATGATCGACGAGATAAGCTTCGATTTTTCAACAAATTTATCTGAAGCCGAACCAGTCGTATCTCATCCAGTAGCATAGAATCATGGTCCCGAAAAGCAGATAGGCTCGCAAAAGGAGCTGCGGCGATTTTTGGCACACGGCCACCGCTTTTGCTTGCTCCAGCGCGGTGGGTAACCTTTCAGCTTTTTCTCATGAACATTCAGGATGATACCCAGCATAACGGCGCATGAAACGAGCCAGCGCCACTTGGCGTTGCGCTTTCTCATGTGATTTCAAAGCGATGCATAGGTTGATCGAGGATGAGAAATTAATAGCTAGATTCGAGAAGGTGCGCGCTACTACAACGTCAACTTGAGATGATATACCGGAAGGTCACTATCGCCGCAGCAGCCAGCGAAAAAAGCCTGAAACAAGAATGGTGAAAAAATCTGGATGTAAAAAATAAACGGAAACTATAAAGAATAGCAATCAAAAAAAATGTTCCCGCATCATTTATTGAATATTGCACGCATGGACACTGTCACAGCAAGCTTCAGCAAACCATTTGCGTCACTTTTGCGCATTCGATCGCATTCAATTGTTAAGAAAGATCCTTGCATGTGGGCATTTCGGTCAAGTCAACGGCATGGGAATATGGAATGAGCGCCCCGGTGGCGCAACGCAGCCAGATTGCTTCGCGGTGCGAGGCATCGTAGACGCCCTTGTTGGTCGGAAAAGTCCGGGCCACGGCTGCGATAAGGGCCGTTTCCGCTTTGCTGAGTGGTGAAGCGCTGGTCATGTCGGCCTTGAGTATCTCATCAACCAGATCCCGATAATTGTTCAGTTGAGGGCCCATCGGTAAAGCGGCGTACGTAGCCCCAGTCATCCCGCGGCCCAGATCCCTGAATGCGGCCATGTCGGCGTACCAGAGGTATTTAGCCGCATAGAGCATGCGGTCATCCTTTTTCAACAAAGGACGCTTCAGGAGATCCGCAAAGGTTTCAAGAACCAAACGAATTCGCGGGATGGAAAATTCACGGTTGCCAGTGTGCTCACTGCATGAATTGTCCAGCAGAAACGATCGCAGCAGGGTGTCCATCGACTTGCTCTGAACAACGCCGGTTTCCCAACGCTTGATACTGGCGACTCCGACCTCCAGGGCATCCGCCAGTGCCTGTTGCGACAAGCCCTTTTCCTGACGCAGTCGGCGAATATCTTCGCTTCCGAGCAAACCAACGATTTTCCGGTATGCATCGGCAAGCCGCTCCTGCATGACCGCCGCTTCTTCGATGTCAGCCAACTCAAGCCCGCATTCGGAGCACTGTTGCAACGTTGCAGTGTATGTAACCTCAACGCCTTTAAACAAAACATGCTCTTCAATCTCGATTTGTCTTACAAAACCCTGACAGTTGGGGCACGTCGTTGCCATATCCTGATTTTTCATGGACTTCTCCATTTAATTCGCGGCACTGTTTGAGACATGCAGCGAAACCAGATAAAAAAAATTATTCCGGAGTGAAAATTTGTAGTAAACACAGCGCTCAAATTTCGGACAGTTCAACGAAAAAGCCCACAAATCATGATTTAGTATGCATTCTTGGTAAGACTTTTGCGGAGGATGCTGACCTGCGTAGTGTTCCGGCCTTGTGTTATCCAGGAGATCCAATAAAACTTGCCGCAATTCATGTCCGATTGAATAGCCGAGTTGCAGCGCATGAGCGGTAATGATTCGGGGTTCAACAAGTTTAATGCGATTTTCGCGAACAGCGCTCAGAGCCGCGTGCAATTTGGTACTCAGTTCCTTGTGACTCGGTCGGTCCAAAACTCCCCCAAAAAATCCGAGGAGCAAAACCACGAACCTCGGGTGGATAATGGTATCAATTGATACCGCTGTCAAGTTGATAAACGCTCACACGCCAAAGATGTCATCCATGAAGCCGAGCCTGCCGTTAATCTTGGACCAGTCGGAATTCAAAACTGCTTTCGATCTGCCGCGCACGTCCCTCGAAATATTCGATCAGATTCTGGACAAGCTCTTTTTCATTCTTTTCGTATCTCGGAAGGTTGCAGACGACTTGCCTACAGCAAATTTCCATCGCGTACACGTGTGATCACAATCACGGCAAGCGCCAGAGACCTTGGTTCTCTGAAATACGGAAGCATCCCAGCATCGCAAATGCCGACATACTACCAAAGCAGTAGCGCCCCGCTCTCCCTTTTTTCAGGGACGCAAGCAGGAGTTCATCGCCGCCAACCGGCACCAAGACCTTGAGCACGAGCCCTTCGGCCGCCCCATCCAAAACATTGTTGACCAATGATTTTCGCCAAGGCATCAGCACCAGGAGCAGGAGGGATTTCATGAAAGCACGCACCCGTATCATGCAGACGCCGGATCTGGGGCTTCCGCCGACCAGAACCGTCAATCCGGAACTTCATCGCGGCTCGACCGTGTATTTCGACTCGTATGCGGATCTGCGCAGTGCCGGCCTTGGAGAATATGGCGGGGTCACCTATGGCACCGACAGGCTGCCGCAGCAGCGCATTCTCGAAAAGGCCATCGGCGAACTTGAGGGCGCGGCCCTGACCCGCGTCTTTCCCTCGGGCATCAGCGCCATAAGCGAAACCCTGCTGGCTTTTGTGCAGGGTGGGGACCATCTGCTCGTCTGCGACAATGTCTATGGACCGACCTTACGCTTCTGCCGTGAGGTCCTGGGCAAATTCGGCGTTCAGACCGATACCGTGCCGGGCAATGCGGGAGCGGACATCGCAGGCTACCTGCGTCCGAACACCCGGCTCATTTTCCTGGAATCGCCGGGCTCGAACACGTTCGAAATCCAGGACATACCAGCCATCACCGGCATCGCCCGCGAACGCGGCATCCTGACCGTCCTCGACAACACCTGGGCCACTCCCCTGTTCCTCGATCCGTTCGCCCTTGGCGTGGACATCTCCATCCATTCGGTCACCAAATATCTTTCCGGCCACTCGGACGTCCTGATGGGCTCGGTCTCGACCACCGCCGAACACGCCCAAACCCTGGACAAGGCTTACGCCTGCCGGGAAATCTACGGTTCGCCCGACGACTGCATGCTGACCCTGCGCGGCCTAAAGACCCTGCATGTCCGCATGAGGGAGCACTTCGCCTCGGCCCTTAAGGTGGCGCAGTGCCTGCAAGACCATCCGCTGGTCGGCGACGTGCTCTATCCGCCCCTGCCCTCGCACCCTGAACACCATCTCTGGAAGCGCGACTTCAGCGGCGCGTCCGGCCTTTTCGGCATTACCTTGCGTCACGAATATGCCCCGGAAGCTCTGGGCGCGTTTCTGGACTCTCTTGGTCTTTTTGGGATGGGATTCAGTTGGGGAGGATACAAGAGCCTGATCACGGCCGGAGTGCCCGCAAGAAATCTGGGCGGCCGCCATCATGGGCAAACGATCATCCGCCTGCATATCGGACTCGAAGATCCGGAGGATCTGATGGTAGATCTGCGGCACGGGCTGTCGCTGCTTGAAAAACAGACACCACTTGAATGATGCGCCCGTCAGACCCGGCGACTGGCCATGACGTGACGCCATGGGCTCCGCATATCCGGGCGCTTCCGTCAGACCCGGCAAAGGGAGCCTTCGTCCGGCCGTTTTCAAACCTCCTTAAAGCCCCACCTTGTAGCGTTTCATCTGGCTCCAGACGCTGGTGCGGGAGATTCCCAGAATCCGCGCCGCTTCGGACTGGTTTCCGTTTGCCTCGCGCAGGGCCTGCACCAGGCGCTCCCTCTTGATTTCATCCAGGCTTCTGGCCCCGACATCGGCAGGGGCGCACACGACTGCCTCGCTCATGAGCTCCGTCGGCAGGTCACGGGGTTCGATCATGTCCGTCTTGCAGGCCACGAAAGCGTATTCGAAGGCGCTCCTGAGCTCGCGCACGTTGCCCGGCCACGGGTGGCGCAGGAGCAGATCCATGGCCTCGCGCGAGATGCCCTGCACCTTCTTGCCGGACTTGAGCTGCATGCGCAGGAAAAACGAGGAGGCCAGCAGCGGAATGTCCTCGCGGCGCTCGCGCAGCGGTGGGATGCGGATGGGGATGACGTTGATGCGATAGTACAGGTCCTGGCGGAACAGGTTCCTGGCAATGAGGTCCGGCAGGTCGCGGTTGGTGGCGGTCAGAATCCGGGCCTGAACCGGGATGGACTTGTGGTCGCCCACGCGCTCGATGACCTTCTCTTCAAGCACGCGCAGGAGCTTGACCTGGGTACTGGCGGGCAGATCGCCGATCTCGTCCAGAAAGATGTCGCCGTCGCCCGCGCTCTCGAAGCGCCCCATGCGGTCCTTGTGCGCCCCGGTGTAGGCGCCCTTGACATGCCCGAAGAGCTCGCTTTCCAGAAGCGACTCGTTGAGCGCCGCGCAATTGACCTTGATGAAAGGCTTGTCCCGGCGTGGTCCGGCTTCATGGATGGCCTTGGCCACCAGCTCCTTGCCGGTGCCGCTCTCGCCATAAATGATGACCGGAGAGTCGATCTGCGCCACGCCGTCGATAAAGTCGAAGACCTGCTGCATGTTCGCGGCCCGGCCCACGATGCCGTGAAAGGAGTCTTCGCGTGAGATCTCGCGCCGGAAGGTCTCAAGCTGCTGCTCCTTGTCCACAAGGTCGGAGATGTCCGTCATGGTCTCCACCGCCCCGATTATCTCGCCGTCCCTGTCCTTGAGCACCGAGGCATTCTTGACCACGGGCACGCGGGAACCGTCCTTGCGCATCAGGGCGCACTGCTGCTTGCGCAGCTCTCCCTTCTTGAACATCACGCACCAGTGACACTCCGGAATCCCGCGTGCCAGCTCGCAGGACGAGCAGCCGAGGATCGTGCACGAAGCCCCGATAAGCTCATCGCGGGCATACCCCGTCATGCTCACCAGCCCCTCGTTGACGGACACGATCTTGCCGTCCGGCGTGACGATCATGATCCCGTCCTGAATGGTGTTGACCACGGTCTTCCAGTATTGATTCAGATCCTCGTCCATCCCCTTCGCTCCATGCCACCTGTTTTATTTGTGAACAAACAACCTGTTAAGGTGTTTAGTTAATGAACATGCAAAACGCAACAGCGAAGCGCCAATCAAGCATTTTGAATCGCCTACACGCACATTTAAAATAATTATTTCGGCATGATAAGCATAATTAAAATCTCGGGATCACCAAAAGGAAATTCTGGCACGCCGCTGGCTATGGGAGAAATGTCGGCGCGGCCCGGCGCATGAGGATGACTGCCATGACCAAGTTAGACATGCGGAACACAATGGATTTTTTCGGGATGCTGACAGCGTGCGCACTGATCAAAAGGCTTGAAGCCGGTGAGTCCATGCTGATCCTGGCCAATGACAGGGCTTTTCTGCCCGATCTGCGCAGAGTGCACCCGGAGTGCAGTTTTCAGCTGGTCCCACCTCATGAATTGAAGGAAGGAGACGATTATCTGTTTCAGGTCAGAAAAATCTGAACCAGGCAGACTTCTCAACCCAAATCGCAAGGAGCAAGCCATGTCTACAGTAACAGTCAATTGCCCGTATTGTCAGGAAAGCATGACCGTAAATCAGGGAGACGACTATGCCCCGCAATTCCACGCATGCCGCAAATGCAGACGCAAGTTCATCGTGGAGCGCGGAGCGAACAGGGTAAAGGTCATGAAGGAAAAGGAAGCTCCGTGCATGAGCAATCCGGACTGCCGGGAAATTGAAACCAGCGCCACGTGTGAAGAATAGCAACACAAAAATGAACAAGGAAGAAAGGTGATGTGGAAGATACTGCAGACGATATCTAAAAATCTGGTCTTGGCCATCCCCACAGTCATGATCCTGGGATTCGTGAGTGGGCTCCTGGGTGACGCGGCATGGCTCAAGAATCTCATCGTGCCCTTCACCTTTCTGATGGTCTACCCGATGATGGTCACGCTGAAGATCAATCAGGTCTTTTCCGGCGGTGATCTGAAGGCACAGATCGTCACCCAGATCGTCAATTTCGCCATCGTTCCCTTCATGGCCTTTGGAGTGGCCTGGATCTTCTTCCGCGACCAGCCGTACATGATGCTCGGCATCGTGCTCGCCGGTCTGGTGCCGACCAGCGGCATGACCATCTCCTGGACCGGCTTCGCGGGAGGCAATGTCGCCGCCGCCGTGAAGATGACGGTCATCGGGCTCACGCTGGGTTCCCTGGCCACGCCGTTCTACGTGCGCTCCCTGCTCGGGGCGAGCATCGAGATGGATGTCAGCGCCGTCTTTTCCCAGATCGCACTCATCGTCTTCCTGCCCATGGCTCTTGGCTACGCCACGCAGCGACTGCTGATCCGCGTTTATGGCCAGAAAACATTCGCCGAACGTCTGGGACCGCGCTTTCCCGCCCTGTCCACCCTCGGCGTGCTCGGCATCGTGTTCATCGCCCTGGCGCTCAAGGCCAGGACCATCATGGGCGCGCCCGCCATGCTGCTGCAGATCCTCGCGCCCCTGGCGATCATCTATGGAGTGAATTTCGCCCTGAGCACCGTCCTGGGACGAATCATCCTGCCACGAGGCGACGCCATCGCCATGGTTTACGGCACCGTCATGCGCAACCTTTCCATCGCGCTGGCAGTAGCCATCAACGCCTTCGGATCCCAGGGTTCCGACGCGGCCCTGGTCGTGGCCATGGCCTACATCATCCAGGTACAGAGCGCCGCCTGGTACGTGAAGCTGACCGATCGCCTCTTCGGACCGGCACAGCCAAAAGGCATTTTTACTCCCCAAACCGCAAGCAGGAGCTGACACCATGCTGCCCGAATATAAACGCATTCTCTATGCAACGGACCTCTCCGAAAGCGCGCGCATGGCCCTGCGGCACGCCGTTTCCCTCGCCAACTGCCATGGAGCGGCCATGACAATCCTGCATGTCGTTCCGGATCTGGTCGAGCTCATGAGCGGGGACGCGGGTTTTGACATTGAAAGCCATTTCAGCCGCGCCGAGTGGGAAACGATCAATGCCACGGCCACAACCAGGGCCAAGGAAAAAGCGCGCGAAAGGGTGCGCGAGATGGCCTCCGAATGCGCCACGGACAATCCCCGCTGCCCGGTGTCCGGGGCCGAACTCAAAATCCAGACCGGAGACCCGGCCAAACGCATCCTGGCCGAAATACAAACCGGAAACTATGATCTGGTGGTCATGGGAGCTCATGGTCGCGGAACATTCATGGACATGCTGCTTGGATCCGTGGCAAACAAGGTCGTAAGGCTCAGTCCGGTGCCGGTACTGACTGTGCGCCTCCCCGTGGAGAAAGCGACAGGATGAGTCGACAGCGTACGGGAAAAGGCAGGATCCCCGCCTGCGCGGGGATGACGTCCCTGACTCGCCTTCGAATTGTGAAGATTTCGGCAGGCAGGATCCCCGCCTGCGCGGGGATGACGTCGGGGAGGGACGGCTGGATTCTGGATATTTCCGGATTGCCGCAATGGCGGATACCGTTTTTACAGACACAAGACGCGGCACCGCAGTGAGCGCGGTCGACGCCCTTGTACACTGTCATCTCCGCGCAGGCGGCGATCCATTCCTTTGAACATCAGACTACGAATACTTTGGAGAAACGCATGAAAGTCAACCGCAGATCCTTCCTCGCCTCCGGCCTCGCCGTTGCAGCAGGGGCCGCCCTGGGCCCGGCGAAGGCGCGCGCCCAAGGCGCCCGGGCCGAAGAGGTCGAACTGGCCACGCTGCTGGACCTGTCCAAATGCATCGCCTGCGGCGCGTGCGTGGAAGCCTGCCGCGAGACCAACGGACACAAGTTCCCGCAGCCGAAAAAACCCTTCCCCAAGATGTATCCATCCAAGGTCAAGGCCGCGGACTGGTCGGATCGCCAGGATGTGGACGACCGCCTGACTCCCTACAACTGGCTCTACATCCAGACGGCCACGGGTGAATACAACGGCAGGCCCTTTGAGCTCAACATCCCAAGACGCTGCCTGCACTGCCAGAATCCGCCCTGCGCCAACCTCTGCCCGTGGGGTTCCGCTTCCAAGGACAGCCGGGGCATAGTCAGCATCAACGACGAAATTTGTCTGGGCGGCTCCAAGTGCAAGGATGTCTGCCCCTGGCACATCCCCGAGCGCCAGACCGGCGTGGGCCTTTACCTCAAGCTCGCGCCGAGCTTCGCGGGCAACGGCGTCATGTACAAGTGCGACCGCTGCCGGGACCGGGTGGCCCTGGGTGAAACCCCGGCCTGCATCGAAGCCTGCCCCGAAGGGGTCCAGACCATCGGCCCGCGGGACGAAATCCTGGCTCAGGCCCGTGAACTGGCCCGGCGCACCGGCGGCTTCATCTACGGCGACACGGAAAACGGCGGCACCAACACCTTTTACGTCTCCCCCGTGCCCTTCGACGTTCTGGATCAGGCCATTGAAAAGGGTCCGGGCAAGCCGCATCTGGCTTCGGCCGGCAACCCGTTCGAAAAAGAGGAGCTGCTGGCGCGCGCCGTCTATGCGGCGCCCCTCGTCGGAGTCATGGCCGGCGTGCTGCATCTGGTGCGCGGGGCCACCTCGGAGGACGACAATGAATAAGCTCACCCTGCTCTTTCGCCTGACCGTGGTCGCGCTGCTGTTCACGGGCTTCGCCCAGATGCCCATCTTCGCCCGCTATTATCTGGCGGACGTACCGGGCTTCGCATGGACGGCGGACTACTATTTCAACCACGTGCTGCATTATATCCTGGCCATCGTGCTGCTGGCCATTCTTGGCTGGCGGCTGCCCCGCATCCTGACCCGCAAGTCCTGGACGGCAATGGGTGTCATCGTTGGCCTCTGCTGGGCAGGCATCGTCGTGACCGGCATCATCCGAGTCATGAAGAACCAGCCGGAGAGCTATTTCTCTCCCACGCTGGTCATGTGGGTGGACTGGAGCCATCTCGGATTTGTCATGCTTCTTGGAGCGGCGAGCCTGATCCGTTCAAGAGCCCGGCCCGCATCCCTGAAAAGGTGATCCAGGCAAAAACCTAACATATCACTTTAAGTTTTTTCGGCGGATTCATTCCTGCCAACATGACGCGCACCGGGCGATCGGGGGCGTGGCGGGGGCTCTTGTTTCAAAATTCAACCAATTTGACCAAAAGGAGACGAATATGATTGCCAAACGCATTGTCGTGATCGGAGGAACCGCCGCCGGACCAAAGGCAGCGGCCCGGGCCAGCCGTCTTGATCAGAACGCGGAGGTCATCCTCCTGCAGAAGGCCCCGGAGCTGTCCATGGCATCCTGCGGATATCCCTACTACGTGTCGGGAATGTTCAAGGAGCGCGAAAAGCTGCTGTGCACCCCCTCCGGCGTAGTTCGCGACCCGGCCTTCTTTGCCGGCGCCAAGGGCATCACCGCCATGGTCGAGACCGAGGCCGTGAGCATCGATCGTGAGAGCAAGGTCGTGAGCTGGATCAATGCCGCCGGAAACAATGGCCTCCTGGCCTATGACAAGCTCATCCTGTGCACCGGCTCCGTGCCCAAGATGCCTCCCATCCCCGGACGCGACCTCAAGGGCGTGACTACCCTGCACTCCATGGCCGACGCCGACGCCATGCGCAGCTGGGCCGAGCATTCCAGCGGCAAGAAGGCCGTGGTCATCGGCGGCGGACTCATCGGCATGGAGGCCTGCGAGGCCCTGTGCCATGCGGGTGTCGATGTCACCGTGGTCGAGGCCCTGCCGCAAATTCTCGGCTTTCTGGATACGGAATTGGCGCTGCTGGTGGAGAATCATGCCCGCGCCAAGGGTGCAAAGATCATTACCGGCGTCGGCCTGTCGGCCCTTGAAGGCGAAAACGGACAGATCGGCTCCGCTCGGCTGGCAGATGGACGGGTGCTGCCCTGCGACCTGGTGGTCATGGCCATCGGCGTGGCTCCCAACACGGCCCTGGCCAAGGCCGCGGGCCTTGAAATCGGTGCATTCGGCGGCATCGCAGTCAACGACTTCATGGCCACCTCGGACCCAAACATCTACGCCGCCGGTGACTGCGTCGAGATCACCAACCGTCTCACCGGCAAGAAGATGCTTGCGCCCTACGGCGACCTGGCCAATCTGGAAGGCCGCGTGGCCGGAGAGAACGCGGTGCTCGGCGATTCGGTGCGCTTCCCCGGGACCATCGGCAGCGGCATCTGCAAGGTCTTCGACTTCACCGCCGCGTCCACAGGTCTCTCCGAACGCCGCGCCAGGGAGGCGGGCTTCGACGTGGTCACGGCCATCAACGCCAGCCCCGACAAGCCCGGCTTCATGGGCGCCAAACCCCTGGTCTCCAAGATGGTCGCGGATCGCGCCACGGGCCGCATCCTCGGATTCGCCTGCGTGGGTCCCGGCGACGTGAACCGTCAGGCCTCGGAAATGGCCGTGGCCGTGGCCGCGGGCTGGACCGTGGACGAGATGGCCATGGCCGACCTGCCCTACGCGCCGCCCTACTCCCAGGCCATCGACCATGCCATCGCCACCGCGCACATCCTGCAGAACAAGATGCGCGGACTCATGACCGGCATCTCCAGCGTCGAGGCCAAGGCCCTGTTCGATGCGGGCGGTCCGCTCTACATCCTGGACGTGCGCGGCCACGATGAATTCAAGGAAAATCAGCTCGGCCGGGGCGAAACGCTCATCCCGCTCGGCCAGTTGCGCGGACGCGTGAGTGAATTGCCCCAGGACAAAAACGCGACCATCCTCTCTTTCTGCAAAGTCTCCATGCGCGGCTACGAAGCCCAACGCATTCTCGAAAGCGCTGGCTACACCGACGTACGGGTCATGGAAGGCGGCCTCATGGCCTGGCCCTACACCAACGAACAATAGTTTCTCCGCCCTTTAACTGATTGAAAAATTGAAAATTCGCAGACGCAGCAGATCGCCCTTTTGGGGCGGCCTGTTAAAGAAAACGAAAGCCCCCGGACAGATTGGCTGTCCGGGGGCTTTTGTCTGTTGATTCAAGGGGCTTTTGCCGCGTCCACGCAATTTTCACGCGGCAGGACATCAGCTGACTGTCGAAAAAATCCAAATTTGCAGGCTGTTGTCGCGGCGTAAGGGTTGCCCTGGAATCGGAAGAATCCCCCTGTCCCGCTACTCCACTTCTCCCCAAGCTCTGGCGCTGCGCTCAACCTTCTTGCGCACGCCCGTCCAGTCCGTTTCGTGCGCAAACATGGACTCCGGCAGGGCGACCAGCATTTTTTCGTACAGACTCAAGGGGACCGTGAACGTCAGTTCGTCGGTTTTCATGAATTTTCTCGCAGACGGATCCATCCCGCCGAGCACGGCCTTTTCCACACCCTGCGTCTGGTAGTACAGCGGCCAGCCGATTATGTTGGTGCAGCCTGCGCCAAAGGGCGATGCCACGCAGTCCATGTCGCCCGTGGTAAACACCGCCTGGACGAAAAGCCCTGTCAGCACTTCGGGCCGGGCGAAAAAGATGACGAACTCGGGCTCGTCGCCGTCCGTAAACTGCGACAGGGGCTTGAAAATGCAGTATTTGGCAGGAGCCTTGCGCGGATTCACCTTCTCCATGAAGGCCCGCATGGCGTCGGGCCCCGGCATGTACCGCTCGCCGTGCATGGGCGTGCCCGCAAAGCCCGTTGACACGTAATGTTCGATGAAGCGCAGATGCGGCTTCATCATCGAACAATAGTACACGCCGCCCGGACAGCCGTATTCCTCGGCGGAAATGAACGCCGCCCCCTTCTTTTTTCGGGCCAGCCAGATATTGCCCATGACACAGGAAAAGGTCTTCATGACCGCCAGCATATTGAGCTCTCTTCGATCCTCCAATTCACGCGAGATGGGAGTGCCCGGCTTCGGACCGTATGCGTTGTCCGGCTTCGTGTCCGAATAGTAGACGCCGAAGAGCTCCTCGCGGAGTCCGAGATGCTCCATGAAGG
Encoded proteins:
- a CDS encoding 1-phosphofructokinase family hexose kinase, whose amino-acid sequence is MIREFIIMKTIVSIALNPTIDKSSSVDHVVAERKLYCKPPRFEPGGGGVNVCRAIKKLGGKSQLLYPAGGMTGKRLQELLDEDGLNHRSFPIAGMIRESLVILDESTGQQYRFGMPGPKLKENEWESFLQELAAIDPAPNYVVASGSLPQGVPTDFYAQVARIGKKRGAKTIVDVSGKALKEALDEGVFLIKPNVREFRELVGEEIKEESQIKAEAQKMVKSGRCEVLIISLGAAGALVVSEEFTEHILPPTVPIVSKVGAGDSMVAGVTLSLARGNPLRESVLFGVATGSAAVMTPGSELCRREDAERLYESMVSGS
- a CDS encoding arsenic resistance protein, with amino-acid sequence MWKILQTISKNLVLAIPTVMILGFVSGLLGDAAWLKNLIVPFTFLMVYPMMVTLKINQVFSGGDLKAQIVTQIVNFAIVPFMAFGVAWIFFRDQPYMMLGIVLAGLVPTSGMTISWTGFAGGNVAAAVKMTVIGLTLGSLATPFYVRSLLGASIEMDVSAVFSQIALIVFLPMALGYATQRLLIRVYGQKTFAERLGPRFPALSTLGVLGIVFIALALKARTIMGAPAMLLQILAPLAIIYGVNFALSTVLGRIILPRGDAIAMVYGTVMRNLSIALAVAINAFGSQGSDAALVVAMAYIIQVQSAAWYVKLTDRLFGPAQPKGIFTPQTASRS
- the metC gene encoding cystathionine beta-lyase, which codes for MKARTRIMQTPDLGLPPTRTVNPELHRGSTVYFDSYADLRSAGLGEYGGVTYGTDRLPQQRILEKAIGELEGAALTRVFPSGISAISETLLAFVQGGDHLLVCDNVYGPTLRFCREVLGKFGVQTDTVPGNAGADIAGYLRPNTRLIFLESPGSNTFEIQDIPAITGIARERGILTVLDNTWATPLFLDPFALGVDISIHSVTKYLSGHSDVLMGSVSTTAEHAQTLDKAYACREIYGSPDDCMLTLRGLKTLHVRMREHFASALKVAQCLQDHPLVGDVLYPPLPSHPEHHLWKRDFSGASGLFGITLRHEYAPEALGAFLDSLGLFGMGFSWGGYKSLITAGVPARNLGGRHHGQTIIRLHIGLEDPEDLMVDLRHGLSLLEKQTPLE
- a CDS encoding type II TA system antitoxin MqsA family protein: MKNQDMATTCPNCQGFVRQIEIEEHVLFKGVEVTYTATLQQCSECGLELADIEEAAVMQERLADAYRKIVGLLGSEDIRRLRQEKGLSQQALADALEVGVASIKRWETGVVQSKSMDTLLRSFLLDNSCSEHTGNREFSIPRIRLVLETFADLLKRPLLKKDDRMLYAAKYLWYADMAAFRDLGRGMTGATYAALPMGPQLNNYRDLVDEILKADMTSASPLSKAETALIAAVARTFPTNKGVYDASHREAIWLRCATGALIPYSHAVDLTEMPTCKDLS
- a CDS encoding universal stress protein, whose amino-acid sequence is MLPEYKRILYATDLSESARMALRHAVSLANCHGAAMTILHVVPDLVELMSGDAGFDIESHFSRAEWETINATATTRAKEKARERVREMASECATDNPRCPVSGAELKIQTGDPAKRILAEIQTGNYDLVVMGAHGRGTFMDMLLGSVANKVVRLSPVPVLTVRLPVEKATG
- a CDS encoding sigma-54 interaction domain-containing protein, translating into MDEDLNQYWKTVVNTIQDGIMIVTPDGKIVSVNEGLVSMTGYARDELIGASCTILGCSSCELARGIPECHWCVMFKKGELRKQQCALMRKDGSRVPVVKNASVLKDRDGEIIGAVETMTDISDLVDKEQQLETFRREISREDSFHGIVGRAANMQQVFDFIDGVAQIDSPVIIYGESGTGKELVAKAIHEAGPRRDKPFIKVNCAALNESLLESELFGHVKGAYTGAHKDRMGRFESAGDGDIFLDEIGDLPASTQVKLLRVLEEKVIERVGDHKSIPVQARILTATNRDLPDLIARNLFRQDLYYRINVIPIRIPPLRERREDIPLLASSFFLRMQLKSGKKVQGISREAMDLLLRHPWPGNVRELRSAFEYAFVACKTDMIEPRDLPTELMSEAVVCAPADVGARSLDEIKRERLVQALREANGNQSEAARILGISRTSVWSQMKRYKVGL